In one window of Rhodopseudomonas palustris HaA2 DNA:
- the hisG gene encoding ATP phosphoribosyltransferase, whose protein sequence is MTAPFVLAVPSKGRLQENAEAFFARAGLALSKPGGARDYRGTIAGLDNVEVAYLSASEIAANLARGSVHFGVTGEDLLRESIADADRRVLLIDGLGFGYANVVVAVPQAWIDVRTMADLDDVTTGFRAQHNRRMRVATKYINLTRGFFAQHNVVDYRIVESAGATEGAPAVGTAEMIVDITTTGATLAANGLKVLDDGIMLRSQANLVASRDADWSDEVRETARVILDQIASRARASKYKEVRTRFAGCNEALLAEAHKRFGVVSPFGGPTSSGMLTLHCPPAQIYGLGSFLREHGADTVSVASLDYVFDKDNPLFSKLAAFLRQ, encoded by the coding sequence ATGACCGCACCGTTCGTTCTTGCGGTCCCCTCCAAGGGCCGCCTGCAGGAAAACGCCGAAGCCTTCTTCGCCCGCGCCGGCCTGGCGCTGTCGAAGCCCGGCGGCGCCCGCGACTATCGCGGCACCATCGCGGGCCTCGACAATGTCGAGGTCGCCTATCTGTCGGCCAGCGAGATCGCCGCCAATCTGGCGCGCGGCTCGGTGCATTTCGGCGTCACCGGCGAGGATCTGCTGCGCGAGAGCATTGCCGACGCCGACCGCCGCGTGCTGCTGATCGACGGGCTCGGCTTCGGCTACGCCAATGTGGTGGTCGCGGTGCCGCAGGCCTGGATCGACGTCCGCACCATGGCGGATCTCGACGACGTCACCACCGGCTTTCGCGCCCAGCACAATCGAAGGATGCGGGTCGCGACCAAATACATCAACCTGACGCGCGGCTTCTTCGCCCAGCACAATGTCGTCGACTACCGCATCGTCGAGAGCGCCGGCGCCACCGAGGGCGCGCCCGCAGTCGGCACCGCCGAGATGATCGTCGACATCACCACCACCGGCGCGACGCTCGCCGCCAACGGCCTCAAGGTGCTCGACGACGGAATCATGCTGCGCAGCCAGGCCAATCTGGTCGCCTCGCGCGACGCCGATTGGTCGGACGAGGTGCGGGAGACAGCGCGCGTCATCCTCGACCAGATTGCCTCGCGTGCCCGCGCCAGCAAGTACAAGGAAGTCCGCACCCGCTTCGCGGGCTGCAACGAGGCGCTGCTCGCCGAGGCGCACAAGCGGTTCGGCGTGGTGTCGCCGTTCGGCGGCCCGACCTCCTCGGGGATGCTGACGCTGCACTGCCCGCCAGCGCAGATCTACGGGCTCGGCAGCTTCCTGCGCGAGCACGGCGCCGACACGGTGTCGGTCGCCTCGCTCGACTACGTGTTCGACAAGGACAATCCGCTGTTCAGCAAACTTGCAGCATTCCTGCGGCAATAA
- a CDS encoding ATP phosphoribosyltransferase regulatory subunit, producing MTKTAAARATGSAEWAEALLQSFGQAGYVRAEPAILQPADPFLDLSGEDIRKSLYLTTDSSGEELCLRPDLTIPVARDYLASAIAGEPAGFCYLGPVFRQRGGKPSEFLQAGIESFGRQDRAAADAEMLALGLEATSAFGLGEVDIRTGDVALFSALIDALGLYPVWRRRLMKDFNRQASLAQDIERLTLATSSANEYEGVLAALAGSDRKAALALVTDLMSIAGATTLGGRAVSEIADRFLEQSTLKSGALPRDALQKIKRFLAISGAPQDALTQLRALAADAQLAIDAAIDQFESRIGFMAARGIDLTKTRFSTSFGRGVDYYTGFEFELHRAGNGDDPLVAGGRYDGLMSQLGASAPIPAVGFSIWIEAMTQSGPANIGSAS from the coding sequence ATGACCAAGACCGCCGCCGCTCGCGCGACCGGATCCGCCGAGTGGGCGGAGGCGCTGCTGCAATCCTTCGGCCAGGCCGGCTATGTCCGGGCCGAGCCGGCGATCCTGCAGCCGGCCGACCCGTTCCTCGACCTCTCCGGCGAGGACATCCGCAAGAGCCTCTATCTCACCACCGATTCCAGCGGCGAAGAGCTGTGCCTGCGCCCCGACCTGACGATTCCCGTCGCGCGCGACTATCTCGCCTCGGCTATCGCCGGCGAGCCGGCCGGGTTCTGCTATCTCGGCCCGGTGTTCCGCCAGCGCGGCGGCAAGCCGAGCGAATTCCTGCAGGCCGGCATCGAATCCTTCGGCCGCCAGGACCGCGCCGCCGCGGATGCCGAAATGTTGGCGCTCGGGCTGGAAGCCACCAGCGCGTTCGGCCTCGGTGAGGTCGACATCCGCACCGGCGACGTCGCGCTGTTCTCGGCGCTGATCGATGCGCTCGGGCTGTATCCGGTGTGGCGGCGGCGGCTGATGAAGGATTTCAACCGCCAGGCCAGCCTGGCGCAGGACATCGAACGGCTGACGCTCGCGACCTCCAGCGCCAACGAATACGAAGGCGTGCTGGCGGCGCTGGCCGGCTCCGACCGCAAGGCGGCGCTGGCGCTGGTCACCGACCTGATGTCGATCGCCGGCGCCACGACGCTCGGCGGTCGCGCGGTCTCCGAGATCGCCGACCGCTTCCTCGAACAGTCGACGCTGAAGAGCGGCGCCCTGCCGCGCGACGCGCTGCAGAAGATCAAGCGCTTTCTCGCCATCAGTGGCGCTCCGCAGGACGCGCTGACGCAGCTTCGCGCGCTCGCCGCCGACGCTCAGCTCGCGATCGATGCGGCGATCGATCAGTTCGAGAGCCGGATCGGCTTCATGGCGGCGCGCGGCATCGACCTGACGAAGACCCGGTTCTCGACCTCGTTCGGCCGCGGCGTCGATTACTACACCGGCTTCGAATTCGAGCTGCACCGCGCCGGCAATGGCGACGATCCGCTGGTCGCCGGCGGCCGCTATGACGGGCTGATGAGCCAGCTCGGCGCGAGCGCCCCGATCCCCGCGGTCGGGTTCTCGATCTGGATCGAGGCGATGACGCAGTCCGGCCCCGCCAACATTGGGAGCGCGTCATGA
- a CDS encoding 16S rRNA (uracil(1498)-N(3))-methyltransferase — translation MSRYEFRSPRLFLDAALVAGARVPLNRDQSNYLGNVLRLSSGAPVLAFNGRDGEWRAVLAGRKRPEELEVAEQTRPQDRLPDLTYAFAPLKHARLDYMAQKAVEMGAGRLQPVLTRHTQVHRLNTERMRANVIEAAEQCGILSLAGVEEPVALERWLETRAESGRLLVFCDEDAEVADPVAALQGARPAAAQGIDLLVGPEGGFAADERDVLLRQPNILRLALGPRIMRADTAAVAALALVQAVAGDWTGQ, via the coding sequence ATGTCCCGATACGAATTCCGAAGTCCCCGCCTCTTTCTCGACGCTGCGCTCGTCGCCGGTGCGCGGGTACCGCTGAACCGCGACCAGAGCAATTATCTCGGCAATGTGCTGCGGCTCAGTTCCGGTGCGCCGGTGCTGGCCTTCAACGGCCGCGACGGCGAGTGGCGCGCCGTGCTCGCCGGCCGTAAGCGGCCGGAGGAACTCGAGGTCGCCGAACAAACCCGGCCGCAGGACCGCCTGCCCGACCTGACCTATGCGTTTGCGCCGCTGAAACACGCCCGGCTGGATTATATGGCCCAGAAAGCCGTCGAAATGGGCGCCGGGCGGCTGCAGCCGGTGCTGACGCGGCACACCCAGGTGCACCGGCTGAATACCGAGCGGATGCGCGCCAATGTGATCGAGGCGGCCGAGCAGTGCGGCATCCTCAGCCTCGCCGGTGTCGAGGAACCGGTCGCGCTGGAGCGCTGGCTCGAGACCCGGGCCGAAAGCGGTCGCCTGCTGGTGTTCTGCGACGAGGACGCCGAGGTCGCCGATCCGGTGGCCGCGCTGCAGGGCGCCCGCCCCGCGGCGGCGCAGGGAATCGACCTTCTGGTCGGCCCGGAAGGCGGCTTTGCCGCCGACGAGCGCGACGTTTTGCTGCGCCAGCCGAACATCCTGCGGCTGGCGCTCGGCCCCCGCATCATGCGCGCCGACACCGCCGCGGTCGCGGCCCTGGCGCTGGTGCAGGCGGTGGCGGGGGACTGGACCGGCCAATAG
- the ubiA gene encoding 4-hydroxybenzoate octaprenyltransferase, with translation MTGVPISGATAPVADSTGNWVDRHAPEWSRPYLRLARFDRPIGSWLLLMPCWWSAALAAGMAKELGQLPLFCALFFVGAFVMRGAGCTWNDITDRDLDGKVERTRSRPIPAGQVTAKQAAAFMVTLSFIGLAVLLQFNNFTIATGIASLIIVAAYPFMKRITYWPQIVLGLAFSWGALMGFAGTFARLDLVAFVLYAGSIAWVVGYDTIYAHQDAEDDLMIGIKSTALLFGDRTHAALLVLYGLAVTLLGTALLLADSGWFGWIGLAAFTVHLVSQIVRLDIHDSPLCLKLFKSNRDAGLLLFIGLACDAVARTMT, from the coding sequence ATGACCGGCGTCCCGATCAGCGGCGCGACGGCGCCGGTTGCCGACTCGACCGGCAACTGGGTCGACCGCCACGCGCCGGAATGGTCGCGGCCTTATCTCCGCCTCGCCCGGTTCGATCGTCCGATCGGTTCCTGGCTGCTGCTGATGCCATGCTGGTGGTCGGCGGCGCTGGCGGCCGGCATGGCCAAGGAGCTCGGCCAACTGCCGCTGTTCTGCGCGCTGTTCTTCGTCGGCGCCTTCGTGATGCGCGGCGCCGGCTGCACCTGGAACGACATCACCGACCGCGATCTCGACGGCAAGGTCGAGCGCACCCGGTCGCGGCCGATCCCGGCCGGCCAGGTCACCGCCAAGCAGGCCGCCGCCTTCATGGTGACGCTGTCCTTCATCGGCCTTGCGGTTCTTCTGCAGTTCAACAATTTCACCATCGCGACCGGCATCGCCTCGTTGATCATCGTCGCCGCCTATCCGTTCATGAAGCGGATCACCTACTGGCCGCAGATCGTGCTCGGGCTCGCGTTCTCGTGGGGCGCGCTGATGGGCTTCGCCGGCACGTTCGCGCGGCTCGATCTGGTGGCGTTCGTGCTCTATGCCGGCTCGATCGCCTGGGTGGTCGGCTACGACACGATCTACGCGCATCAGGACGCCGAGGACGATCTGATGATCGGCATCAAGTCCACCGCGCTGCTGTTCGGCGACCGGACCCACGCCGCGCTGCTGGTTCTCTACGGCCTCGCGGTGACGCTGCTCGGCACCGCCTTGCTGCTGGCGGACTCCGGCTGGTTCGGCTGGATCGGGCTCGCCGCCTTCACGGTGCATCTGGTGTCGCAGATCGTCCGGCTCGACATCCACGACAGCCCGCTGTGCCTGAAGCTGTTCAAGTCCAATCGCGACGCCGGCCTGTTGCTGTTCATCGGCCTGGCATGCGATGCCGTCGCCCGGACGATGACCTGA
- a CDS encoding DUF6803 family protein produces the protein MLAQQGPTNMNMTHYMELLANNQPWNLLLFMAIPIVLAETIAVTELYLLYTRNYHGPARALNRVCSILVGFYFAGVFVYLLTTAVVPITADNAWRGIADIVAVGFYLLGVVPLVGLALVDLNIIGKNRDAHGKMGIHASFVAIFLIVGHIAMIFGMMDPAVLGGGIAGNVHHH, from the coding sequence ATGCTCGCGCAGCAAGGGCCGACCAACATGAACATGACGCACTACATGGAATTGCTGGCGAACAACCAGCCGTGGAACCTGCTGCTGTTCATGGCGATCCCGATCGTGCTCGCCGAGACGATCGCGGTCACCGAGCTGTATCTGCTCTACACCCGTAACTATCACGGTCCGGCGCGGGCCTTGAACCGGGTCTGCAGCATCCTGGTCGGGTTCTATTTCGCCGGCGTGTTCGTCTATCTGCTGACCACCGCCGTGGTGCCGATCACCGCGGACAACGCCTGGCGCGGCATCGCCGACATCGTCGCGGTCGGGTTCTACCTGCTCGGCGTCGTGCCGCTGGTCGGGCTGGCGCTGGTCGATCTCAACATCATCGGCAAGAACCGCGACGCCCACGGCAAGATGGGGATCCATGCGAGCTTCGTCGCGATCTTCCTGATCGTCGGCCACATCGCGATGATCTTCGGCATGATGGACCCCGCCGTGCTCGGTGGCGGAATCGCCGGGAACGTTCATCACCACTGA
- a CDS encoding DUF6101 family protein gives MRRQTATGGSNPVGSSRALRLDPLSLPIRFDAHDVRADGGIRQIELHRERVILHRAVAGMRMAIKVRVSDFRGIACRGLDDGRMLMLVHRDPSLSVPLCISDDNDEIERARALWSEIFALPQLPDDTPRDPAQRRRRHSVISRRRPRFLMRRRTGALLDAPRNYAGEREIIARN, from the coding sequence GTGAGGCGTCAAACAGCAACAGGCGGGAGCAATCCCGTCGGGTCGAGCCGCGCTCTGCGGCTCGACCCCCTCTCACTGCCGATCCGCTTCGACGCGCACGACGTGCGTGCCGACGGCGGCATCCGGCAAATCGAATTGCATCGCGAACGCGTGATCCTGCACCGCGCCGTGGCCGGCATGCGGATGGCGATCAAGGTGCGCGTCAGCGACTTCCGCGGCATCGCCTGCCGCGGTCTCGACGACGGCCGGATGCTGATGCTGGTGCATCGCGATCCGTCGCTGTCGGTGCCGCTGTGTATCAGCGACGACAACGACGAGATCGAACGCGCCCGCGCGCTGTGGAGCGAGATCTTCGCGCTGCCGCAACTACCCGACGACACGCCGCGCGACCCCGCGCAGCGTCGCCGCCGCCACAGCGTGATCAGCCGTCGCCGGCCGCGCTTCCTGATGCGCCGGCGCACCGGGGCGCTGCTCGACGCGCCGCGCAACTACGCCGGCGAGCGCGAAATCATCGCCCGCAACTGA
- a CDS encoding TldD/PmbA family protein: MNSSPSIRSPSSPSKDQDLFDQSALSELAQRLVEAALRAGADQADAVAVRGVSHGVELRDGRMQESERSEGDDVGLRVLVGRRQAVVSTNDITGDGVSKLAERAVAMARVAPDDKYVGLADPALLARDFPDLDMLDPQTPSTAELERRAREAEAAALVVKGVTKSGGASASAGIGGMVLVTSTGFHGAFLRSSQSVSMTAIAGDGTGMERDYEYTTAPHAADLMSPETVGRVAGERTAARVGPRKVETCKVPVIFDPRVAGSLVGHLVGAVNGAAIARKTSFLKDRLGDKLFRDGIRIVDDPLRKRGLRSQAFDAEGVAVKELAIVDDGVLTSWLLDCATARELGLTTTGHAHRGVSSSPSPGPYNLHLEGGTMSRAELMSDIKQGFYVTDLIGSGVNGVTGDYSRGAAGFWIENGECTYAVSEVTIAGHLIEMYKTLTPANDLTFRYGVNAPTLRIEGLTIAGR, from the coding sequence GTGAACTCTTCACCAAGCATTCGATCGCCGTCGTCGCCTTCCAAGGATCAGGACCTGTTCGATCAGTCGGCGTTGAGCGAACTGGCGCAGCGGCTGGTCGAGGCGGCGTTGCGCGCCGGCGCCGATCAGGCCGACGCGGTCGCGGTGCGCGGCGTCTCGCACGGCGTCGAACTACGCGATGGACGGATGCAGGAATCCGAGCGCTCCGAGGGCGACGATGTCGGCCTGCGCGTGCTGGTCGGCCGCCGCCAGGCGGTGGTCTCGACCAACGATATCACCGGCGACGGCGTCTCGAAACTGGCCGAGCGCGCGGTGGCGATGGCCCGGGTCGCGCCCGACGACAAATATGTCGGCCTCGCCGATCCCGCGCTGCTCGCCCGCGATTTTCCCGATCTCGACATGCTCGATCCGCAGACGCCCTCGACCGCCGAGCTGGAGCGTCGCGCGCGCGAAGCCGAAGCCGCGGCGCTGGTGGTGAAGGGTGTCACCAAATCGGGCGGCGCCTCGGCATCGGCGGGCATCGGCGGCATGGTGCTGGTGACCTCGACCGGCTTCCACGGCGCCTTCTTGCGCTCCAGCCAGAGCGTCTCGATGACCGCGATCGCCGGCGACGGCACCGGCATGGAGCGCGACTACGAATACACCACGGCGCCGCACGCCGCGGATCTGATGTCGCCGGAGACCGTCGGCCGCGTCGCCGGCGAGCGCACCGCGGCGCGCGTCGGCCCGCGCAAGGTCGAGACCTGCAAGGTGCCGGTGATCTTCGATCCGCGCGTCGCCGGCTCGCTGGTCGGGCATCTGGTCGGCGCGGTCAATGGCGCCGCGATCGCGCGCAAGACCTCGTTCCTGAAGGATCGGCTCGGCGACAAGCTGTTTCGCGACGGCATCCGCATCGTCGACGATCCGCTGCGCAAGCGCGGGCTGCGCTCGCAGGCGTTCGACGCCGAGGGCGTCGCGGTGAAAGAGCTTGCGATCGTCGATGACGGCGTGCTGACCAGCTGGCTGCTCGACTGCGCCACCGCGCGCGAACTCGGGCTCACCACCACCGGCCACGCGCATCGCGGCGTGTCGTCGTCGCCGTCGCCCGGGCCCTACAATCTGCATCTCGAAGGCGGCACGATGAGCCGGGCCGAGCTGATGAGCGACATCAAGCAGGGTTTCTACGTCACCGACCTGATCGGCTCCGGCGTCAACGGCGTCACCGGCGACTACAGCCGCGGCGCCGCCGGGTTCTGGATCGAGAACGGCGAGTGCACCTACGCGGTCAGCGAGGTCACCATCGCCGGCCATCTGATCGAGATGTACAAGACGCTGACGCCGGCCAATGATCTGACCTTCCGGTATGGCGTCAACGCGCCGACGCTGCGGATCGAGGGGCTGACGATTGCCGGACGCTAG
- a CDS encoding 3'(2'),5'-bisphosphate nucleotidase CysQ — protein MLLAETVRDAGGLALSMFRTELREWTKGASSPVSEADIAVNDLIRDRLQTAVPDYGWLSEESADDPARLDRRRVWIIDPIDGTRAYLAGREDWCVSAALVEDAQPILAAVFAPVSNEFFFAARGGGATLNGVPIRASRGVELDCVKVAGPKPLIERLSLPAGAHILPRIGSLALRLCGVADRRIDIAFAGGQSRDWDLAAADLIVHEADGTLTTLAGEPIVYNRPEVTHGVLLAAGRDRHARIVEHFRNRPVN, from the coding sequence ATGCTGCTGGCCGAGACGGTCCGGGACGCCGGTGGCTTGGCGCTGTCGATGTTCCGCACCGAGCTGCGCGAGTGGACCAAGGGCGCTTCGTCGCCGGTGTCCGAGGCCGATATCGCCGTCAACGATCTGATCCGGGATCGACTGCAAACCGCCGTTCCCGATTACGGCTGGCTGTCGGAGGAGAGCGCCGACGATCCCGCACGGCTGGACAGGCGGCGGGTGTGGATCATCGACCCGATCGACGGCACCCGCGCCTATCTGGCCGGACGCGAGGACTGGTGCGTCTCCGCCGCATTGGTCGAGGATGCCCAGCCGATTCTCGCGGCGGTTTTCGCGCCGGTCAGCAACGAATTCTTCTTCGCGGCCCGCGGCGGCGGCGCAACCCTGAACGGCGTGCCGATTCGCGCGAGCCGCGGCGTGGAACTGGATTGCGTCAAAGTCGCGGGACCCAAGCCGCTGATCGAGCGGCTGTCGCTGCCGGCAGGCGCTCACATTCTTCCGCGGATCGGCTCGCTGGCATTGCGATTATGTGGCGTCGCCGATCGCCGGATCGACATTGCGTTCGCAGGTGGGCAAAGCCGCGACTGGGACCTTGCAGCGGCCGATTTGATCGTGCACGAAGCGGATGGTACACTAACAACCCTCGCGGGCGAGCCCATCGTCTACAACCGTCCCGAGGTCACGCACGGCGTGCTGTTGGCCGCGGGGCGCGATCGTCATGCTCGCATCGTCGAGCATTTTCGCAATCGTCCTGTGAATTGA
- a CDS encoding DUF4170 domain-containing protein codes for MPDTAQQLLHLVIGGELEDLENVTFRDLDKVDIVGVYPSYASAFAAWKAKAHQTVDNAHMRYFIVHLHRLLDPGQDAKLVS; via the coding sequence ATGCCCGACACTGCGCAGCAATTGCTTCATCTCGTCATCGGCGGCGAGCTCGAAGATCTCGAGAACGTCACCTTCCGCGACCTCGACAAGGTGGACATCGTCGGGGTGTATCCGAGCTACGCGTCGGCCTTCGCGGCGTGGAAGGCCAAGGCGCACCAGACCGTCGACAACGCCCATATGCGCTACTTCATCGTTCATCTCCATCGCCTGCTGGATCCCGGCCAGGACGCAAAGCTGGTAAGTTGA
- a CDS encoding 3-deoxy-D-manno-octulosonic acid transferase: MTSASPPRWQTGPLLAEPLPMTLRVYQQLTAGISPLAPLLIQRRLKQGKEEPARVDERRGVAAHVRPHGPLVWIHGASVGEVLAAAGLIERLRALNLRILLTSGTVTSAAVVAKRFPPDIIHQFIPYDAPRFVARFLDHWQPSLALFVESDLWPNLILASAARRLPMVLINGRMSQRSFPRWRRAAATIGTLLGKFDICLAQSRMDAERFAALGSRNVITTGNLKMDVDPPPGDPARLERLMAVTRGRQVIVAASTHPGEEEILLDVHRRLAGAFPALLTVIVPRHPHRGEQIAGLIEASGLHAALRSREQLPTAATAIYVADTMGELGLFYRLAPIVFMGGSLIEHGGQNPIEAVKLGASIVHGPHVSNFTDVYRALDDEGGAFTAADADALVRRFGQLLSDSNARQTSIDAATRVVDRLGGALDRTVAALEPYLLQLRIEQGAAGA, translated from the coding sequence ATGACGAGCGCGTCACCTCCGCGGTGGCAGACGGGGCCTTTGCTGGCCGAACCGTTGCCGATGACGCTGCGCGTCTATCAGCAGCTCACCGCTGGTATCTCCCCGCTCGCCCCGCTGCTGATCCAGCGGCGGCTCAAGCAGGGCAAGGAAGAGCCGGCGCGGGTCGACGAGCGCCGCGGTGTCGCCGCGCATGTGCGGCCACACGGACCGCTGGTGTGGATCCACGGCGCCAGCGTCGGCGAGGTGCTGGCCGCGGCCGGACTGATCGAGCGGCTGCGCGCGCTCAACCTGCGCATCCTGCTGACGTCCGGCACCGTGACCTCGGCAGCCGTGGTGGCGAAACGGTTTCCGCCCGACATCATCCATCAGTTCATCCCCTATGACGCGCCGCGCTTCGTCGCGCGCTTCCTCGATCACTGGCAGCCGTCATTGGCGCTGTTCGTCGAATCCGACCTGTGGCCGAATCTGATCCTCGCCTCCGCGGCGCGGCGGTTGCCGATGGTGCTGATCAACGGCCGGATGTCGCAGCGCTCGTTCCCGCGCTGGCGGCGCGCCGCAGCGACGATCGGCACGCTGCTCGGCAAGTTCGACATCTGCCTCGCGCAATCGCGGATGGACGCCGAGCGGTTCGCGGCGCTGGGCAGCCGCAACGTCATCACCACCGGCAATCTCAAGATGGACGTCGACCCCCCGCCGGGCGATCCGGCGCGGCTGGAACGGCTGATGGCGGTGACGCGCGGCCGGCAGGTGATCGTCGCCGCCTCGACCCATCCGGGCGAAGAGGAGATCCTGCTCGACGTCCACCGCAGGCTTGCCGGGGCGTTCCCGGCGCTGCTCACCGTGATCGTGCCGCGGCATCCGCATCGCGGCGAGCAGATCGCTGGCCTGATTGAGGCCTCCGGCCTGCACGCGGCGTTGCGCTCGCGCGAGCAACTGCCGACCGCGGCGACGGCGATCTACGTCGCCGACACCATGGGCGAGCTCGGCCTATTCTACCGGCTGGCGCCGATCGTGTTCATGGGCGGCTCGCTGATCGAGCACGGCGGCCAGAATCCGATCGAGGCGGTCAAGCTCGGCGCCTCGATCGTGCACGGACCGCACGTCTCCAATTTCACCGACGTCTATCGCGCGCTCGACGACGAGGGCGGTGCCTTCACGGCGGCCGACGCCGACGCGCTGGTGCGGCGGTTCGGCCAGTTGCTGTCCGACAGCAATGCGCGCCAGACCTCGATCGATGCCGCCACCCGCGTGGTCGATCGGCTCGGCGGCGCGCTGGACCGCACCGTCGCGGCGCTGGAACCCTATCTGCTGCAATTGCGCATCGAGCAGGGCGCCGCCGGTGCGTGA
- the lpxK gene encoding tetraacyldisaccharide 4'-kinase: MREPGFWHRPPSWLSRLLLPLGAVYGEITSWRMRKTGVEAGAPVICVGNYHLGGAGKTPTTLALVRLLRDLDEQPIVLSRGYGGRLKGPILVDPQRHDAADVGDEPLMMARRVPVVVARDRVDGAALARSQGASLLVMDDGFQNPALVKHLSLIVIDSRRGVGNGCVFPAGPLRAPLPLQIERTDALIIIGDGTAADEVAAAIATRGGVVLRARLRPDAASVERLKGQRVLAFAGIGDPARYFATLRASGIDVADQRAFADHHPFTVAELESLAETARREGLTLVTTEKDLARIGAAAATLGSAIVPFAVTLAVEDEPSLRLFLLEQINRARTKPRAG; encoded by the coding sequence GTGCGTGAGCCGGGCTTCTGGCACAGGCCGCCTTCTTGGCTGTCGCGTCTGCTGCTGCCGCTCGGCGCCGTGTATGGCGAAATCACCTCCTGGCGAATGCGCAAGACCGGCGTCGAGGCCGGCGCGCCGGTGATCTGCGTCGGCAATTATCATCTCGGCGGCGCCGGCAAGACGCCGACGACGCTGGCGCTGGTCCGGCTGCTTCGTGACCTCGATGAACAGCCGATCGTGCTCAGCCGCGGCTATGGCGGCCGGCTGAAAGGGCCAATCCTGGTCGATCCGCAACGTCACGACGCGGCGGATGTCGGTGACGAGCCGCTGATGATGGCGCGCCGCGTGCCGGTGGTGGTGGCGCGCGACCGCGTCGACGGCGCCGCGCTGGCGCGATCGCAGGGCGCGAGCCTCCTCGTGATGGACGACGGTTTCCAGAATCCGGCGCTGGTCAAACACCTCTCGCTGATCGTGATCGACAGCCGGCGCGGCGTCGGCAATGGCTGCGTGTTCCCGGCCGGCCCGTTGCGCGCGCCGCTGCCGCTGCAGATCGAACGCACCGACGCGCTGATCATCATCGGCGACGGCACCGCGGCCGATGAAGTCGCCGCTGCGATCGCCACGCGAGGCGGCGTCGTTCTGCGGGCGCGGCTGCGGCCCGACGCGGCGTCGGTGGAGCGGCTGAAAGGCCAGCGCGTGCTGGCCTTCGCCGGCATCGGCGACCCGGCGCGGTACTTCGCGACGCTGCGCGCCAGCGGCATCGACGTCGCGGATCAGCGCGCGTTCGCCGATCATCATCCGTTCACGGTGGCCGAGCTCGAGAGTCTCGCCGAAACCGCGCGCCGCGAAGGCCTGACGCTGGTGACGACCGAGAAGGATCTGGCGCGCATCGGGGCCGCCGCGGCAACGCTCGGCAGCGCCATCGTTCCGTTCGCGGTGACATTGGCGGTCGAGGACGAACCCAGCTTGCGGTTGTTTCTGCTGGAGCAGATCAATCGCGCGCGCACCAAGCCGCGCGCCGGATAG
- a CDS encoding DUF2093 domain-containing protein: protein MLNKFGPSGSGEAQVQYLDGDFRVISPGTYVRCAVTGVQIPLDELKYWSVDLKEAYATPIAVLQRHFPAAAKPLG from the coding sequence GTGCTGAACAAATTTGGCCCCTCGGGCTCGGGCGAGGCGCAGGTGCAGTATCTGGATGGAGATTTCCGTGTGATCTCTCCGGGCACCTATGTGCGCTGCGCGGTCACCGGGGTGCAGATTCCGCTCGACGAGCTGAAATATTGGAGCGTCGATCTCAAGGAAGCCTACGCCACGCCGATCGCGGTGCTGCAGCGGCATTTTCCAGCGGCGGCAAAGCCGCTGGGCTGA